TGAATTGAGTTTAAATTAGCTATTGGTCTTGCACCCATTGTAAAGACATCTCTCATAATACCACCAACGCCAGTTGCAGCACCTTGATAGGGTTCAATAAATGAAGGGTGATTGTGACTTTCAATCTTAAATACAATTGCATCATCATCACCAATATCAATAACACCAGCATTTTCACCAGGTCCTTGAATTACATTTTTTCCTTTAGTAGGTAAGTTTTTAAGGTGAAATCTTGAAGATTTATAAGAACAATGCTCATTCCACATTGCTGAGAAGATACCTAGTTCAGTAATATTGGGAACTCTTTTTAATAAATCACAGATTTTTTTATACTCATCTTTTTTTAAACCATGATCGATTGCAAGTTGCTCGTTAACTATCATTATTTCAAATTATTAATTAAGTTTTCAAAAAATATTGAACCATCTTCACCTGATAGAGCAGGGTCTATCATTCTTTCAGGGTGAGGCATCATTCCTAACACATTTTTTTGTTTACTAAATACACCAGCTATATTTTGTAATGAACCGTTTGGATTACATTGCTCATTAACATTTCCGTTTTCATCTGAGTAAAATAAAGCTATTTGATTATTATCATTGATTTCTTTAATTTGATCATTAGAACAAAAGTAATTACCTTCATTATGAGCTATATGAAACTCATAGACGTCTTTTTTATCATCTTTAAAATAAGAGTTATCTTTGTTGTTAGCTTTAACAAAAATATTTTTGCAAATAAA
The nucleotide sequence above comes from Candidatus Pelagibacter giovannonii. Encoded proteins:
- the purQ gene encoding phosphoribosylformylglycinamidine synthase I translates to MHSSVITFPGSNCDRDMDVALKKFGFKNKMVWHNDVELPKSDLVVLPGGFSYGDYLRCGSMASKSKIMKSILNFAQGGGKVMGICNGFQILVESGLLPGVLLRNKYLEFICKNIFVKANNKDNSYFKDDKKDVYEFHIAHNEGNYFCSNDQIKEINDNNQIALFYSDENGNVNEQCNPNGSLQNIAGVFSKQKNVLGMMPHPERMIDPALSGEDGSIFFENLINNLK